GCACGGCCGATCTCTTCGCGGGCGTGTTTCTCAACCCGATGTGCGTTTGCCATCGACGAGAGTTGTGCGAACAAGCCGGCGGCTACGACGTTCGACTACGCAATTGCGACGACTACGACTTGTACTTGCGGATGAGTTTGCAATGTCGATTCGAGCCGGTTAATCAGCCGATCGGCCTGCGGCGACGGCACGCGAACAACATGTCGGCCCCGAGCGGGCGAAGCCAGCAATGCGAAGCCGAAGTTTTACGGCGCTTCGTCGACGAGCGCGGCGGCCGAGCCTTGCTTACGCCCGACGCGATCGCGCGTCGTCTCGGCACGGTCTACGCCCGCGCCGCGCGACAATACTATCGTGAATCGAACTACACGGCCGCGCGCACGATGGCCGACGAAGCGCGGCGCTACAAGACGAGCGTGCGCAACGAGCTCATTCGGCTAGTCTGCCGCCGCGCACCGCAGAAACTTGCGGCCTAACGATCGTTTTCAATGTCGCATTCGGCACGATAAACGGACGCGCTCACGAAGCGGGACTTTCCACCAGCCCGACTTGCACGCAGATCGGGCCGATGTCGGATTCGAACGGGATCACGATCGGCGACGCTTGCGACGGAAACGCGATCGCTTGCGCTTTGCCGCAGATGACCATCGGCAGCCCGATCGTCATGCGATACTCTTCGAGCTTCGTCTTCGCCGCACCGGCGATCATGTTCGTCAATTCGCCGATCGCATCGAGCACGTCCCGATCGAGCCCCTCGGGCCTAGCGCCGAGCATCGCTTCGGCGGCCGAGATCGCCGTGTCGCGGCCGACGCTCACGACGACCATCCCCCGGCAAGCGCCGCTCAACCCGATGAGGCCGCTCACTTCGTGCATCGGCGTGTGTTCGCGGACCATGCTCAAGGGGCCGCGCGTGAGCGTGCGCCCGAGCATGGTTTGAAACACGTCGCTCGTGGCGGCGACGAACGGGTTGATGAACTCGACTCGCATGTACGATCCTCGGCGGTGCGGATAAATCGATCTTTAGACGACGGAATACTTCCCGAGCTTCTCGCGCAGGACATCGGCCGAGAACGGCTTGACGAGATAATCGGTGATGCCGGCGCGAATGGCTTCGAGCACGCGCCCCTTCTCCCCTTCGGTCGTGACCATGAAGATCGGCACCTTCGAGCCGGTAGCGCGAATGTCGGCGGTCAGCTCCAGGCCCGACTTGTTGGGCATGTTCCAATCGGTCATGACGAGTCGGAACGGCTCCTTTTGAAAGGCGGCTAAGCCTTCATTGCCGTCGCCGGCCTCGACGACCTCGGTGTAGCCGACGGCATTGAGCGCGCGGCTGATGATCTTACGCATCGTTCCGGAATCGTCGACGACGAGAACTTTATTGCTCATGGTGGGTTCCTTGGAGAAGGGGTCGGAGGTCAGGGGTCGGGGGTCGGATTCAGAGGTTCGTGGTTTCGACAGGTCTTCAGGTTGCCGACGCGATGGCTGCGGCGGCGTGTTTAGCGAAGAGTCGGACTTGCAGCGGGCCGTATTCCGAGGCCAAGGCGACGTCGTATAGCGACTCCGCATCGCGCACTTGCACGCCGAACTCACGGCCGGAAACGGTCGTCGGCAGCGAGAGGAACGAAGGGCCCGGCAGCAGGCTTTTCAGGTTGCCGCCGACCATGTTCACCAACTCCGCAGCGACATCGGTCCGATCGTTTTCGGTGACCTCGTCCGCCGAGACTTGCAGCATGGCCGCGGCGGCGCTCGTCGCGACCGGCTGCGAAAGAGCCAGCACGACGCTCCCGGTCCATTCGCCGACGATATGCACGGCGGCCAGCAGCAGGTCCCGTTCAGGAAGCGCCGTCAGTTCGATGCGCACGAGATCGATGTTCAACATCGTGGCGAAGACGGACTGCGCGATTTGTTCGATCATGTCTTCGTAGTTCACGGTCATCGGGCGGAACCTTCCGAAAAAACTATTTAAGACGGTAGAAAACACTGCTGTCGATCTGCACGCGCTCGAACGCCGAGTCGAGGCCCATCGTCGTTTCGGCGGCACCCAAGAAGAGCACGGCCCGCGGAGCCATGACCGAGCGGACCTTCTCGAGGATCGCCTTCTTCGTGTCGGGTGAAAAGTAGATGAGCACGTTGCGCAAGAACACGACGTCCATCGTCGGCATCGAAGGCCAACGCTCGATCAAGTTCAACTTGCAAAAACTCACCATGCTCCGCAGATGCGCGGCGAGCTCCCATTGCATTCCTTCGCGACGAAAATATTTCGCGAGCAGCGCCGCCGGCAGACCGCGATTGATTTCCACCTGCGAGAATCGCGCGGCTCTAGCCTTCTCCAACACATCGTCGGAAAGATCGGTGCCGAGAATCCGCACGCTCCAACTTGCCAGCTCCGGAAACCGCTCCTGCAGCAACATCGCAATGGAATACGCTTCCTGCCCAGTCGACGAGGCCGCCGACCAGATGTTGAGCGTTTTCTTTGCGGAGCGCGTTCGCAGCAGCTCCGGCACGATCGTCGTGCGCAGCGCGTCGAACGGATGAGCGTCGCGAAAGAAGCTCGTCTCGTTCGTCGTCATCGCTTCGACCAGCTGTTGCTGCACCTCGCCGTTCGGCTTCGATTGCAGCGTGCGGATCATATCCGTGGTCGACGGATATCCGTGCTTCCGCGCGAGCGGGCTGAGCCGCG
This sequence is a window from Planctomycetia bacterium. Protein-coding genes within it:
- a CDS encoding glycosyltransferase — its product is MPMFSVVMSVFNQEKLVSEAIDSVLRQTFADWELLLIDDGSSDGTPAILDAAAAGDPRIRLLRHSNRGLAASRQRAATEARAPWLTYLDSDDIWLPDALQHFAEYLDEHAEAKFLYGYYHRLVGERVEHLSGRLQDRITGTADLFAGVFLNPMCVCHRRELCEQAGGYDVRLRNCDDYDLYLRMSLQCRFEPVNQPIGLRRRHANNMSAPSGRSQQCEAEVLRRFVDERGGRALLTPDAIARRLGTVYARAARQYYRESNYTAARTMADEARRYKTSVRNELIRLVCRRAPQKLAA
- a CDS encoding chemotaxis protein CheX; amino-acid sequence: MRVEFINPFVAATSDVFQTMLGRTLTRGPLSMVREHTPMHEVSGLIGLSGACRGMVVVSVGRDTAISAAEAMLGARPEGLDRDVLDAIGELTNMIAGAAKTKLEEYRMTIGLPMVICGKAQAIAFPSQASPIVIPFESDIGPICVQVGLVESPAS
- a CDS encoding response regulator codes for the protein MSNKVLVVDDSGTMRKIISRALNAVGYTEVVEAGDGNEGLAAFQKEPFRLVMTDWNMPNKSGLELTADIRATGSKVPIFMVTTEGEKGRVLEAIRAGITDYLVKPFSADVLREKLGKYSVV
- a CDS encoding chemotaxis protein CheX: MTVNYEDMIEQIAQSVFATMLNIDLVRIELTALPERDLLLAAVHIVGEWTGSVVLALSQPVATSAAAAMLQVSADEVTENDRTDVAAELVNMVGGNLKSLLPGPSFLSLPTTVSGREFGVQVRDAESLYDVALASEYGPLQVRLFAKHAAAAIASAT
- a CDS encoding protein-glutamate O-methyltransferase CheR; its protein translation is MSTAALDSDSISYVCTLVRRRSAIELDAGKAYLIEARLSPLARKHGYPSTTDMIRTLQSKPNGEVQQQLVEAMTTNETSFFRDAHPFDALRTTIVPELLRTRSAKKTLNIWSAASSTGQEAYSIAMLLQERFPELASWSVRILGTDLSDDVLEKARAARFSQVEINRGLPAALLAKYFRREGMQWELAAHLRSMVSFCKLNLIERWPSMPTMDVVFLRNVLIYFSPDTKKAILEKVRSVMAPRAVLFLGAAETTMGLDSAFERVQIDSSVFYRLK